A part of Methanohalobium evestigatum Z-7303 genomic DNA contains:
- a CDS encoding DUF1699 family protein has product MKIRVISTKDDIDNLNENEEMVHLAFRPSDEDLLSIINKSPNIKVVQVPTSYMRSLSKSAKMFLDLRNITLLEGDVWGHRKDINEYYEIPNGVYKRINELMDEGFSKDEIIDKVDKETKLEPEFIRFLIEQKYQ; this is encoded by the coding sequence ATGAAAATTAGAGTGATAAGTACAAAAGATGATATCGATAATTTAAATGAAAACGAAGAAATGGTCCATTTGGCATTCAGGCCATCGGATGAAGACCTTTTATCAATAATAAATAAAAGTCCAAATATCAAGGTTGTCCAGGTGCCCACCTCATATATGAGAAGTTTGTCAAAGTCTGCCAAAATGTTTCTCGATTTGCGAAACATTACATTGTTAGAGGGCGATGTGTGGGGTCATAGGAAAGATATAAACGAGTACTATGAAATTCCAAATGGCGTTTATAAAAGGATTAATGAGTTGATGGATGAAGGATTCTCTAAGGATGAAATCATTGATAAAGTGGATAAAGAAACAAAATTAGAACCAGAGTTTATCAGGTTCTTAATCGAACAAAAATACCAGTAA
- a CDS encoding SPL family radical SAM protein translates to MRVIYQPRGRAGEYCSFALNIYRGCSHGCKYCYAPAATRTSRRDFQNPVPRKDIIRHLKNDAEKNGYWIDKVLLSFISDPYQPIERELGLTRQAIEILNENNIPVRILTKSNLFLRDFDVLKGHPENEVGMTLAVRDESLRRQWEPNAPKYFDRFMALKEAHHRGIYTWVSLEPVIYPTETFQIIDDTHEFVDHYKVGKLNYWKSDVDWVEFRNSVSNYLQLKSCSYYIKQDLLEANQ, encoded by the coding sequence ATGCGGGTTATCTACCAGCCCAGAGGAAGAGCAGGGGAGTATTGCTCCTTTGCTCTCAACATCTACAGAGGGTGCAGTCACGGCTGCAAGTACTGCTACGCTCCAGCTGCAACCCGTACTTCTCGTAGAGATTTCCAGAACCCTGTACCAAGGAAAGATATAATCAGGCACCTAAAGAACGATGCAGAGAAAAATGGATACTGGATTGATAAAGTGCTGCTCTCTTTTATATCGGATCCGTATCAACCGATTGAAAGGGAGCTGGGATTAACCAGACAGGCTATTGAAATCCTGAATGAGAACAATATACCTGTCCGGATTCTCACCAAGTCCAACCTGTTTCTGAGGGACTTTGACGTACTGAAAGGCCATCCTGAGAACGAAGTAGGTATGACTCTGGCAGTCAGGGACGAATCCCTGAGGAGACAATGGGAGCCCAATGCACCGAAGTATTTCGACCGGTTCATGGCTCTCAAAGAAGCACATCACAGAGGTATCTACACCTGGGTTTCCTTGGAACCTGTAATCTATCCTACTGAAACTTTCCAGATCATAGACGATACCCATGAGTTTGTGGACCACTACAAGGTTGGTAAGCTGAATTACTGGAAATCAGATGTTGATTGGGTGGAATTCAGAAACAGCGTTTCTAACTACTTGCAGCTGAAGAGCTGCAGCTACTACATCAAACAGGACCTTTTGGAGGCTAATCAATGA
- a CDS encoding DUF1828 domain-containing protein, with product MNQSDTLELEPIVNKIKKSICDDIEVIIEGKSRIVVITPFTFDDGDFLNVVLKYDYPYWYFTDEGDTLMHLSYDDLDEKLEKGKRKDMFDTILKTHDIKNKDGELKLNVDDEKFGDCYFTFIQGLVKIIDLSSFTKKDNIKTLFYEEFKKYMQDTFGEKCKFEYTDPVYDPDGKYVIDCYVENKVPLFVFGLYNDDKCRDATITCHFYREKGITYNSIAIFEDQEKINKKVLARFSDVVDKQYTTLPSAKSQLPEYLEKMGMNVN from the coding sequence ATGAATCAGTCAGATACCTTGGAATTGGAGCCCATTGTAAATAAAATAAAAAAATCGATTTGCGATGATATCGAGGTAATCATCGAAGGTAAAAGTAGAATTGTTGTTATCACACCATTTACATTTGATGATGGCGATTTTTTAAACGTAGTTCTCAAATATGATTACCCATATTGGTATTTTACAGATGAAGGCGATACATTAATGCATCTATCTTATGATGACTTAGATGAAAAACTTGAAAAAGGCAAAAGGAAAGATATGTTTGATACTATCTTAAAAACCCATGATATAAAAAATAAAGACGGTGAATTGAAATTAAACGTTGATGATGAAAAATTCGGGGATTGTTATTTTACATTTATTCAGGGTTTAGTAAAAATAATAGATTTATCTTCATTCACAAAAAAAGACAACATAAAAACCCTCTTTTATGAAGAATTTAAAAAATATATGCAGGATACCTTTGGTGAAAAATGTAAATTTGAATATACTGACCCGGTTTATGATCCTGATGGTAAATATGTTATAGATTGTTATGTAGAAAACAAGGTACCTTTATTTGTATTTGGTTTATACAATGATGATAAATGCAGAGATGCAACGATAACATGTCATTTTTACAGAGAAAAAGGCATTACATATAATTCTATAGCTATCTTTGAAGACCAGGAAAAAATAAATAAAAAAGTCCTTGCAAGGTTTAGCGACGTTGTTGATAAGCAATATACAACACTACCATCGGCAAAAAGCCAACTTCCAGAATATTTAGAAAAAATGGGAATGAATGTGAATTAA
- a CDS encoding N-6 DNA methylase — translation MAVQLTWDQYNTSSTQPVVSDNQPATPKTPVTGPKSREQLHKEFIKIFDGLCHAHHRWEVWQDWTEAAAISIHNSVNYDRELEDQYLKIVSKYEREEMQQFPKLLSLATMALDTEFCDFLGTIFMELELPNKFGGQFFTPYELSKFAAQVTFSDYDSDTDEVIEFNEPAVGAGSFVIAVCEMLHEKGVNFQNRLKVTAQDSDYMVFCMAYTQLSLIGCPAQLVHGNTLKLENKQTWYTPMWYLRGFN, via the coding sequence ATGGCTGTGCAGCTGACATGGGATCAGTACAACACCTCCAGTACTCAGCCGGTGGTTTCAGACAACCAACCGGCCACACCAAAAACACCGGTAACCGGTCCTAAATCCAGAGAACAGCTGCACAAGGAATTCATCAAAATCTTTGATGGACTCTGCCACGCTCACCACAGATGGGAGGTTTGGCAGGACTGGACAGAAGCAGCTGCAATTTCCATCCACAACTCAGTCAACTACGACAGGGAACTGGAAGACCAGTACCTGAAAATAGTCAGCAAATACGAAAGAGAAGAAATGCAGCAGTTCCCAAAACTGCTGTCCTTGGCCACAATGGCACTGGATACCGAGTTCTGTGATTTCCTGGGTACCATTTTCATGGAACTAGAATTACCAAACAAGTTCGGAGGTCAGTTCTTCACACCTTACGAATTGTCTAAATTCGCTGCACAGGTGACTTTTTCAGACTATGATTCTGATACAGATGAAGTAATTGAGTTCAACGAACCTGCAGTTGGAGCCGGGTCATTCGTGATAGCAGTCTGTGAAATGCTGCACGAGAAAGGAGTAAATTTCCAGAACAGGCTGAAAGTCACAGCACAGGATTCGGATTACATGGTATTCTGCATGGCTTACACCCAGCTGTCACTGATAGGTTGTCCTGCTCAACTGGTCCATGGAAATACTCTGAAACTGGAAAATAAACAGACATGGTACACTCCTATGTGGTATCTCAGGGGGTTCAACTGA
- a CDS encoding DNA adenine methylase: MQNEISKLSKNMATAKPFLKWAGGKKQLIEEFEKRFPDDLDTVKLKKYVEPFVGGGAVFFHVIQNYDFKECHIYDLNEELILAYRVVKNDVEYLIKRLKTLQSEYLALDHSNRKEFYYSIRKSFNKNKPDIDFSTYSNKWVERAAQLIFLNKTCYNGLFRVNSKGEFNVPIGSHKNPTILDDENLRSVSRVLQGVYIHLGDFSDCEPVVDSNTFVYIDPPYRPLNQTSSFNSYSKDCFDDNEQYRLCRFYHRLDSMGSKIMLSNSDPKNENPDDDFFDNLYTDYNIERVKATRMINCNGKKRGSINELIITNYDYYV; encoded by the coding sequence ATGCAAAACGAGATTAGTAAATTATCTAAAAATATGGCTACTGCAAAACCATTCTTAAAATGGGCTGGTGGGAAAAAACAGCTTATCGAAGAATTTGAAAAGCGATTTCCGGATGATTTAGATACAGTTAAACTGAAAAAGTACGTAGAACCTTTTGTTGGCGGTGGCGCAGTATTCTTTCATGTAATTCAGAATTATGATTTTAAAGAATGCCATATTTATGATTTGAATGAAGAGCTAATCCTTGCCTACAGGGTAGTAAAAAACGATGTAGAATATTTGATAAAACGTCTGAAAACACTGCAATCTGAATACCTTGCACTTGACCACAGCAATAGAAAGGAATTTTATTACAGCATCAGAAAAAGTTTCAATAAAAACAAACCAGATATCGATTTTAGCACATACAGTAATAAATGGGTTGAAAGAGCTGCACAATTGATATTCCTTAATAAAACCTGTTACAATGGTTTATTCAGAGTTAATTCAAAGGGAGAATTTAATGTTCCTATAGGAAGTCATAAAAACCCTACAATACTGGATGATGAAAACTTAAGAAGTGTTTCCAGAGTTCTCCAGGGTGTTTATATACATCTGGGTGATTTTTCTGATTGTGAGCCTGTTGTTGACAGTAATACTTTTGTATATATTGATCCTCCTTACCGGCCCTTGAACCAGACATCCAGTTTTAATTCTTACTCCAAGGACTGTTTTGATGATAATGAACAATACAGGCTGTGCAGATTTTATCACAGATTGGACTCCATGGGTTCAAAAATAATGCTGAGCAATTCGGACCCCAAAAATGAAAATCCAGATGATGATTTCTTTGACAACCTTTATACAGACTATAATATTGAAAGAGTTAAAGCCACCAGGATGATTAATTGTAACGGTAAAAAACGCGGTTCCATTAACGAATTGATAATCACAAATTACGATTATTATGTCTAA
- a CDS encoding minichromosome maintenance protein MCM produces MSISETELLTSERPNPSELSQEQLIEVLIRYYWDELTEHLKDYPATKSIPIDYYSLDHPRYPFADLLEENPDIFLSLFHDAVYNMTLPVDVGQDVVPRIYNFPEQTNISSFRSDHLMKFVSIPGVVKKVSKVKPMIVNAAFYCMRCEHITYIPQTGSKFTEPHECENEVCGRKGPFKTLVDKSSYRDVQIIEIQENPEDIEKSQPETLICYAYDDMVQTCKPGDKILVNGVLQSRQEESSKGKKPFFKFLLDVNNIIKQDKDFDEIELTPEDEEQVLELSRDPNIKDRIAGSMATSIYGYQNLKKAIAVQLFSGVSKTHEDGAYTRGDIHVLAVSDPGMSKSKLLNYAATLSPKSIITSGKGNSAAGLTASVIKNDPDMDDQFALEAGALPLADKGLCCIDELDKMSEEDRSALHDAMAQQKLPINKANIHLTLSTRTSVLGAANPKYGRFDEYESLSRQVQMAPSLISRFDLIFLMLDKPDDVKDRELSDHIIATHIKSSARQNLTESEYLQIKQQLEEKSDDSVLSFDLLQKYISYARHNVVPVLPVELKDRITEFWMNLRHNKGDDSIPVTPRKLESIIRVSEAFARMRLDNRVNEQDVQDAIDLIQESLKQSAVDPQTGKLDTDILETGTSNSQRSKIKDLYWVIYDLEDANAQMGRQKGVSIHDIYEEAQKEGISNDQVDEAIGRMRKQGDLMEVDTGTYIIC; encoded by the coding sequence ATGTCAATTTCTGAAACAGAACTACTAACATCTGAAAGACCGAACCCATCGGAACTTTCACAGGAACAACTAATAGAAGTCCTGATAAGGTACTACTGGGACGAACTCACAGAACATCTCAAGGATTATCCGGCGACAAAAAGCATACCTATAGACTACTACAGTCTGGACCATCCGAGATATCCCTTCGCAGATCTGCTGGAAGAAAATCCGGATATATTCCTGTCTTTGTTCCATGATGCAGTCTACAACATGACGCTTCCTGTGGACGTAGGACAGGACGTGGTCCCGAGGATCTACAACTTTCCTGAACAGACCAATATCAGTTCCTTCAGGTCCGACCACCTGATGAAGTTCGTATCAATTCCCGGTGTAGTCAAGAAGGTATCCAAAGTCAAACCGATGATAGTCAATGCAGCCTTCTACTGCATGCGCTGTGAGCACATAACCTACATTCCTCAAACGGGTTCCAAATTCACAGAACCCCACGAGTGCGAGAACGAGGTATGTGGTAGGAAAGGACCGTTCAAAACCCTTGTTGACAAATCCAGCTATAGGGATGTCCAGATAATAGAGATACAGGAAAACCCGGAGGATATCGAGAAATCCCAGCCTGAAACCCTTATCTGCTATGCCTATGACGACATGGTCCAGACCTGCAAACCCGGTGACAAGATCCTGGTAAACGGAGTCCTGCAAAGCAGACAGGAAGAATCAAGCAAGGGTAAAAAACCGTTCTTCAAGTTCCTGCTTGACGTCAACAATATCATAAAACAGGACAAGGATTTCGATGAAATTGAACTGACACCGGAGGACGAAGAACAGGTCCTTGAGTTATCCAGGGACCCGAACATCAAGGACCGTATAGCTGGATCCATGGCCACCAGTATATACGGTTATCAGAACCTCAAAAAGGCCATAGCAGTACAACTGTTTTCCGGAGTTTCCAAAACTCATGAAGACGGTGCATATACAAGAGGTGACATCCACGTCCTTGCAGTTTCAGACCCCGGTATGTCGAAGTCCAAACTGCTGAATTATGCAGCTACACTCTCTCCAAAATCAATCATAACTTCAGGTAAAGGTAACAGTGCAGCTGGACTCACTGCATCAGTCATCAAAAATGACCCGGACATGGACGACCAGTTTGCTCTTGAAGCCGGAGCTCTCCCATTGGCAGATAAAGGTCTCTGCTGCATAGACGAACTCGACAAGATGAGTGAAGAAGACAGGTCCGCACTTCACGATGCAATGGCGCAGCAGAAATTACCCATCAACAAGGCTAACATCCACCTGACATTGTCCACAAGGACAAGTGTTCTGGGAGCTGCCAATCCGAAATATGGACGGTTCGATGAGTATGAATCCCTCTCGAGACAGGTCCAGATGGCTCCGTCTCTGATATCCCGGTTCGACCTGATATTCCTGATGCTTGACAAACCTGATGATGTAAAGGATAGAGAACTCAGCGACCACATAATAGCGACCCATATAAAGAGTTCAGCAAGGCAGAACCTCACAGAGAGCGAGTATCTGCAGATTAAGCAGCAGCTCGAGGAAAAGTCCGACGATTCCGTACTAAGTTTCGACCTGCTTCAAAAATACATCAGCTACGCCAGACACAACGTTGTTCCTGTACTCCCTGTAGAACTCAAAGACCGCATAACCGAGTTCTGGATGAACCTCAGGCACAACAAGGGCGATGATTCGATACCTGTCACACCAAGGAAACTTGAGAGTATAATCCGGGTTTCCGAAGCTTTTGCGAGGATGAGGCTGGATAATAGGGTGAACGAGCAGGACGTCCAGGATGCGATAGACCTGATACAGGAATCACTCAAACAGTCCGCAGTCGACCCGCAGACCGGTAAACTGGATACTGATATCCTGGAAACAGGTACATCCAACTCTCAGAGGTCCAAGATTAAAGATCTCTACTGGGTCATCTACGACCTTGAGGATGCAAACGCACAGATGGGTAGGCAGAAAGGAGTTTCGATTCACGACATCTATGAAGAGGCTCAGAAAGAAGGCATCTCAAACGACCAGGTCGATGAAGCCATCGGACGTATGAGAAAACAGGGCGACCTGATGGAAGTCGACACTGGTACATACATAATATGCTGA
- a CDS encoding AbiTii domain-containing protein has protein sequence MVTKNDEIIKRAEEIVDTIENLHNCNLDNSMHFLNSILIKYKHLAKLVEDTDEIKWINCELNGYSNEKVPSYRIIKYGNSYGYIKYSIYDLMEWINNYKRKSFLIRSLNPNESIDVPQIPVSPYILKKIMYKIIFIVIHNKTINILYNSKFGKIESDIFDENHKHVDNKLNETCPEALKSLTKIYEDLSRSEETFDYRQVASGCRKVLQEFADTVFEPRDKKREGLDDKLHPVGQDNWVNRIIAYVEDNIKSDTDAEFINSHIGYLANYLEMTYKLTNKGEHEKISKEFANRCVINTYLVLGEVINLTNGDNE, from the coding sequence ATGGTCACAAAAAACGATGAAATAATAAAAAGAGCAGAAGAAATAGTCGATACAATAGAAAATCTCCATAATTGCAATCTTGATAATTCAATGCACTTTTTAAATAGTATTTTAATAAAATATAAACATCTAGCTAAATTAGTGGAAGATACTGATGAAATAAAATGGATTAATTGTGAATTAAATGGGTACTCTAATGAAAAAGTTCCATCATACCGTATAATAAAATATGGGAATTCATACGGTTACATAAAATATAGTATTTATGACTTAATGGAATGGATTAATAATTACAAAAGAAAAAGTTTTTTAATCAGATCCTTAAATCCAAATGAAAGTATAGATGTGCCACAGATACCAGTATCACCTTATATATTAAAAAAAATTATGTATAAAATCATTTTTATAGTAATTCATAATAAAACCATTAATATATTATACAATTCCAAATTCGGAAAAATTGAATCGGATATCTTTGATGAAAACCATAAACATGTTGATAATAAACTTAATGAAACCTGCCCTGAAGCTTTAAAAAGCCTTACAAAAATCTATGAGGACTTATCCAGAAGCGAAGAAACATTTGATTACAGACAGGTAGCTTCCGGATGCAGGAAAGTGCTACAGGAATTTGCCGACACTGTTTTTGAGCCACGTGATAAAAAACGTGAAGGTTTAGATGATAAACTTCACCCAGTTGGTCAAGATAACTGGGTGAATAGGATTATAGCTTATGTGGAAGATAATATAAAATCAGATACAGATGCTGAATTTATTAACAGCCATATCGGATATCTCGCTAATTACCTTGAAATGACATATAAACTGACAAACAAAGGGGAGCATGAAAAGATATCCAAGGAATTTGCCAACAGGTGTGTTATAAATACATATCTGGTGCTGGGTGAAGTTATAAATTTGACAAATGGGGATAATGAATAA
- a CDS encoding ribbon-helix-helix domain-containing protein, translating into MSETTICTRFPNGTVKEIDELVENNYYKNRSDVVRSLVRTCLMINKRSEMDKEENEEGGDCDAGCNHDKQPAAV; encoded by the coding sequence ATGTCTGAAACAACAATATGCACACGGTTCCCTAATGGAACTGTAAAAGAAATCGATGAATTAGTCGAGAACAACTACTACAAAAACAGAAGCGATGTTGTCAGAAGTCTTGTTAGAACTTGTTTGATGATTAACAAAAGGAGTGAGATGGATAAAGAAGAGAATGAGGAAGGAGGTGACTGCGATGCAGGCTGCAACCACGATAAACAACCCGCAGCAGTCTGA
- a CDS encoding LuxR C-terminal-related transcriptional regulator produces MSLKLTPEEYERFQNMQQKRESLSNRGQQIPEWKQEQLYRMLQEGKNNREISEELGISNRTVVKYKAEWGFV; encoded by the coding sequence ATGTCTCTGAAATTAACTCCTGAAGAATACGAACGTTTCCAGAACATGCAGCAAAAGCGCGAAAGTCTCAGCAACCGTGGTCAACAGATTCCGGAATGGAAACAGGAACAACTGTACAGAATGCTGCAGGAAGGAAAGAACAATCGTGAAATCTCCGAGGAACTCGGGATATCCAACAGAACTGTTGTAAAATACAAAGCTGAATGGGGGTTTGTATAA
- a CDS encoding DUF6978 family protein, with the protein MVLSDDEIKQLIEDEKPLKSETINSINSNLKFKNQAKRWEYELISESGNKFEIKIRINDNHPYNFTVILQYKDEKGHIYRLRRYNGKHTHQNKIENNRFRDFHIHKATQKYQENGHEIDGYAEVTNSYDNWEDAFQTMIKECNFKLDNRPLTEFT; encoded by the coding sequence ATGGTTTTGTCAGATGATGAAATAAAACAACTTATTGAAGATGAGAAACCACTAAAATCAGAAACTATCAATTCAATCAATTCAAATCTCAAATTTAAAAACCAAGCTAAAAGATGGGAATACGAATTAATATCTGAATCAGGAAACAAATTTGAAATAAAAATAAGAATTAATGATAATCATCCTTATAACTTCACGGTAATACTTCAATATAAAGACGAAAAAGGACATATATACAGACTACGTAGATATAATGGGAAACATACACATCAAAATAAAATTGAAAATAACCGCTTCAGAGACTTCCACATACATAAAGCCACACAAAAGTACCAAGAAAATGGTCATGAAATAGATGGATATGCAGAAGTAACAAATTCATATGATAATTGGGAAGACGCTTTCCAAACCATGATAAAGGAATGCAATTTTAAGTTAGATAATCGCCCTCTAACAGAATTTACTTGA
- a CDS encoding type II restriction enzyme, whose amino-acid sequence MSKAKNNLNDDAWEKVFKNLDLKNDLANHGFAYVSAEDLKQYGDREPRLMAKFDTKESRPELFKKENLSILPVSNGYYIVFKDYNLDSYFDFNSILDSLVIQEHRPGLDLSNFQTLPKDNNYSESQAIDYAYLASVLRTFTNERDLYLTIRGRLRSGQFQFNLPNHNHTVNVSGVQIELDAGYESPGDIYLIEAKVGKRDNFHIRQLYYPYREWLEKTSKNVVPIFFTYTNGLFYLTKFEFGNNFGDLRIVDKNCYTVNDNPYLSVDLDYLLNNTKVECEPSSVPYPQANDVDKIIDVVKNIENGYNNKFLIASYFEFRERQGDYYANAARYLGFLTKTNNGEFRLTETGKKLAHSVYRSERNYIFLQQLLKRPTFHEIIISLKDYDFELSNLDDNLISSIISKHTSLTSGTPKRRASTVKSWLKWIVKNVHIK is encoded by the coding sequence ATGTCTAAGGCTAAGAATAACTTAAATGATGATGCGTGGGAGAAAGTTTTTAAAAATCTGGATTTGAAAAACGATTTAGCCAACCATGGATTTGCCTATGTATCAGCAGAGGATCTGAAGCAATACGGAGACCGTGAACCCCGGTTAATGGCAAAATTTGATACGAAAGAATCAAGACCTGAGCTATTCAAAAAAGAAAATCTAAGCATATTACCGGTGTCCAACGGATATTATATTGTTTTTAAAGATTATAATCTGGATAGCTATTTTGATTTCAATTCTATTTTGGACAGTCTTGTTATTCAGGAACATAGACCTGGTCTTGACTTAAGCAATTTCCAGACACTTCCAAAAGACAATAATTATAGTGAATCCCAGGCAATAGATTATGCATATCTGGCCTCTGTTTTGAGAACGTTTACCAATGAAAGGGATCTTTATCTTACAATAAGAGGTAGATTAAGATCCGGACAATTTCAATTTAATCTACCAAATCACAATCATACAGTAAATGTATCAGGTGTACAAATTGAACTGGATGCCGGTTATGAAAGTCCTGGTGATATTTACCTGATTGAAGCAAAAGTTGGTAAACGGGATAATTTCCATATAAGGCAGCTTTATTATCCCTACAGGGAATGGTTGGAAAAAACATCAAAGAATGTTGTTCCCATATTTTTTACATATACCAACGGGTTATTTTATCTTACCAAATTCGAATTCGGAAATAATTTCGGAGACCTGAGAATAGTTGATAAAAACTGCTATACTGTCAATGATAACCCGTATTTATCAGTTGATTTGGATTATTTATTGAATAATACCAAGGTTGAATGTGAACCGTCCTCTGTACCGTATCCACAGGCCAATGATGTTGATAAAATAATTGATGTAGTCAAAAATATTGAAAACGGATATAACAACAAATTTTTAATTGCTTCCTATTTTGAATTTCGAGAAAGACAGGGAGATTACTATGCAAATGCAGCCAGATATCTTGGTTTTCTTACAAAAACTAATAATGGCGAATTTAGGTTAACTGAAACCGGGAAAAAGCTGGCTCATTCTGTATATCGGTCAGAAAGAAACTACATATTTTTACAGCAGTTGTTAAAAAGACCCACTTTCCATGAAATTATAATATCTTTGAAAGATTATGATTTTGAACTTAGTAATCTGGATGATAATCTAATATCTTCCATTATATCCAAGCATACATCTCTTACATCCGGTACACCAAAAAGAAGAGCTTCAACCGTCAAAAGCTGGTTGAAGTGGATAGTTAAAAATGTGCATATAAAGTAA
- a CDS encoding IS630 family transposase (programmed frameshift) has translation MKQRRKDQIDIEHHVTLDQLNTLIKTETNARMLRRLYFCKFRYLGDSVSEAADKVGITKMTGYYWQDRWNKGGYEALVPMVSKGREHKLTQQQFDELKDILKERSLWTTNEVRQLVIQKYGVEYSLKQIRIIMIQFGMKHSKPYTYDYRKPENADEILKKLEDILTLLNTETDEPYVIGFMDESSPQTRANTQRLWSFDKPVIYKNTDYIKANAFAFYSINGNNLIEFKDSSKSDDVCEFLEEISRINHGRPIVLIMDNARAHHALKTTMKAKQLGIILVFLPPYSPDLNPVEFIWKSIKREISVRFVQSKQHMRSIIKTVFMKIGNSLSFAKAWMKKFDVQIRSIIH, from the exons ATGAAACAACGAAGAAAAGACCAGATAGATATTGAGCATCATGTGACACTTGACCAGCTCAACACTCTAATAAAAACCGAGACTAATGCCAGGATGTTGAGACGGCTATATTTCTGCAAATTCAGGTATCTTGGAGACTCTGTCAGCGAAGCTGCTGACAAAGTTGGTATCACTAAAATGACCGGGTATTACTGGCAGGATAGATGGAATAAAGGTGGTTATGAGGCACTAGTTCCTATGGTAAGCAAGGGCAGAGAACACAAACTCACACAACAACAGTTTGATGAACTCAAGGATATACTTAAAGAGAGGAGCCTGTGGACTACTAATGAAGTCAGGCAGCTCGTTATACAAAAGTACGGGGTTGAATATTCTCTCAAACAGATAAGAATCATAATGATACAGTTTGGCATGAAACATTCCAAACCATATACTTACGACTACAGAAAACCTGAAAATGCTGATGAGATTTTAAAAAAA CTCGAAGACATACTTACTCTCTTAAACACTGAGACCGATGAACCCTATGTAATAGGGTTCATGGATGAATCGTCTCCACAGACCAGAGCCAATACACAGAGACTCTGGTCGTTTGATAAACCCGTGATTTACAAGAACACGGATTACATAAAAGCAAATGCTTTTGCATTTTATTCCATAAACGGTAACAACCTGATCGAATTCAAAGATTCATCAAAATCTGATGATGTCTGTGAATTCCTCGAGGAAATATCAAGAATCAATCATGGTAGACCTATCGTGTTGATTATGGATAATGCCAGAGCACATCATGCACTGAAAACGACCATGAAAGCGAAACAACTGGGTATTATACTGGTGTTCCTGCCTCCGTATTCGCCTGATTTAAACCCCGTTGAGTTCATATGGAAATCTATTAAAAGAGAAATATCTGTAAGGTTTGTTCAATCAAAACAGCATATGAGGTCAATCATAAAAACAGTGTTCATGAAGATCGGAAATTCACTGTCATTTGCTAAAGCTTGGATGAAAAAATTCGATGTACAAATCAGAAGTATAATTCATTGA